In one window of Bradyrhizobium sp. AZCC 1721 DNA:
- a CDS encoding nitronate monooxygenase produces MKSPICDMLGIEFPLFAFSHCRDVVAAVSRAGGFGVLGATAHSPETIEQELKWIDDHTDGKPYGLDVLIPENTSTAGEKDVTWKSLEARISPQHRDFTRNLLKKYGVELTTTNVADNQPQPFDAQRALDVLEVSFRHQIKLIANALGVPPKQMIDMGRKHGVPVAALVGSKEHALRQVAAGVDILVAQGTEAGGHCGEVSTMVLVPEVIKAIKPVRDVPVLAAGGIMTGKQMAACMAMGAAGAWTGSVWLATVESETTEIFREKMIAASSRDAVRSKGRTGKPARQLRSVWTDAWDRGPDSPGALPMPLQSIISRDAFNSIDRAAAAGNVQARDLVTYFVGQGVGLIDSVKSAGAVVQEFKEDFADAVEHMNMLMEE; encoded by the coding sequence ATGAAATCGCCAATCTGCGACATGCTGGGAATTGAATTTCCCCTGTTCGCTTTCAGCCATTGCCGCGACGTCGTTGCCGCCGTCAGCCGCGCCGGCGGGTTTGGCGTACTGGGAGCGACCGCGCATTCGCCCGAGACGATCGAGCAGGAATTGAAATGGATCGACGATCACACCGATGGCAAGCCCTACGGGCTCGACGTGCTGATCCCCGAAAACACTTCGACCGCGGGCGAAAAGGACGTCACCTGGAAGAGCCTGGAGGCGCGGATTTCGCCGCAGCATCGCGATTTCACCCGCAACCTGCTGAAGAAATACGGCGTCGAGTTGACGACGACCAATGTCGCCGACAACCAGCCGCAGCCGTTCGACGCGCAGCGCGCGCTTGACGTGCTCGAGGTCTCGTTTCGCCATCAGATCAAGCTGATTGCGAACGCGCTCGGCGTGCCGCCGAAACAGATGATCGACATGGGCCGCAAGCATGGCGTGCCGGTGGCGGCGCTCGTTGGTTCGAAAGAGCACGCGCTGCGGCAGGTCGCTGCCGGCGTCGATATTTTGGTTGCGCAAGGCACCGAGGCCGGCGGCCATTGCGGCGAAGTCTCGACCATGGTGCTGGTGCCCGAGGTGATCAAGGCGATCAAGCCGGTCCGCGACGTGCCGGTGCTGGCCGCCGGCGGCATCATGACAGGTAAGCAGATGGCGGCCTGCATGGCGATGGGTGCGGCCGGCGCCTGGACCGGCTCGGTGTGGCTGGCGACGGTGGAATCGGAGACCACGGAAATTTTCCGCGAGAAGATGATCGCCGCATCCTCGCGCGACGCGGTGCGCTCCAAGGGTCGCACCGGCAAGCCGGCACGACAATTGCGGTCGGTCTGGACCGATGCATGGGACCGCGGACCGGATAGCCCCGGCGCCTTGCCGATGCCGCTGCAAAGCATCATCAGCCGCGACGCCTTCAACTCGATCGACCGCGCGGCCGCCGCCGGCAATGTGCAGGCGCGCGATCTCGTGACTTACTTCGTCGGCCAGGGCGTCGGCCTGATCGACAGCGTGAAGTCGGCCGGCGCAGTGGTGCAGGAGTTCAAGGAAGATTTTGCCGACGCGGTGGAGCATATGAACATGCTGATGGAGGAGTGA
- a CDS encoding flavin-containing monooxygenase, producing MSAMMSAMPSAAAKLPEAYDVVVVGAGFAGMYMLHRLRGQGMTARVYEQGSGVGGTWYWNRYPGARCDVESMQYSYSFSEELQQEWDWSERYAPQPEILKYANHVADRFDLRRDIQFDTCVDRAEFDEATSLWSVTTSDGKTVSAKFVVLATGCLSNARMPDIKGLDRFTGKVYHTGHWPHEEVNFTGQRIGVIGTGSSGIQSVPVIAEQASHLTVFQRTANFSIPARNAPLTEQERQKFRANYPEIRRFAREVAKNGIYTEMPDRGALDDGDNERRAKYEARWNHGGLTFMSVYNNLALDKTANDTAANFVREKIAGIVKDPETAKLLQPNNHPIGSKRICIDTDYFATFNRPNVTLVDIKSNPIEEITENAVRVAGKNYEVDALVLATGFDAMTGSVAKIDIKGCDGQTLNQKWAAGPRTYLGLMSAGFPNLFIVTGPGSPSVLSNMIVSIEQHVDWITDCLAYMRDRGLDTMEAATEAEDKWVAHVNEVAYTTLYPQANSWYMGANVPGKPRIFMPYIGGVGPYRQICNDVAAKGYQGFVMERAEAPRKAAAS from the coding sequence ATGTCCGCCATGATGTCCGCCATGCCGTCCGCCGCCGCCAAATTGCCCGAGGCCTACGACGTCGTCGTGGTCGGCGCGGGCTTCGCCGGCATGTATATGCTTCACCGGTTGCGCGGGCAGGGGATGACGGCGCGGGTCTACGAGCAGGGCTCGGGCGTCGGCGGCACCTGGTACTGGAACCGCTATCCCGGCGCGCGCTGCGACGTCGAGAGCATGCAGTATTCCTATTCATTCTCGGAAGAGCTGCAGCAGGAGTGGGACTGGAGCGAGCGCTATGCACCGCAGCCGGAGATTTTGAAATACGCCAACCACGTCGCCGACCGCTTCGATCTGCGAAGGGACATCCAGTTCGACACCTGCGTCGATCGTGCCGAGTTCGACGAGGCGACCTCCCTCTGGTCGGTAACGACTTCGGACGGCAAAACGGTGTCAGCAAAATTCGTCGTGCTCGCCACCGGCTGCCTGTCGAACGCGCGAATGCCCGACATCAAGGGTCTCGATCGGTTCACGGGCAAGGTCTACCACACCGGCCACTGGCCGCATGAGGAAGTCAATTTCACCGGCCAACGCATCGGCGTCATCGGCACGGGATCGTCGGGGATTCAGTCGGTGCCGGTCATCGCCGAACAGGCCAGCCATCTGACGGTATTTCAACGCACCGCAAATTTCTCGATTCCCGCCCGCAATGCGCCGCTGACGGAACAGGAGCGGCAGAAATTTCGCGCCAACTATCCCGAGATCCGGCGCTTCGCGCGCGAGGTCGCGAAGAACGGCATCTATACCGAGATGCCCGACCGCGGCGCGCTCGATGACGGCGACAACGAGCGCCGTGCGAAGTACGAGGCGCGCTGGAATCACGGCGGGCTTACCTTCATGTCGGTCTACAACAATCTTGCGCTCGACAAGACTGCCAATGACACCGCTGCGAATTTCGTCCGCGAGAAGATCGCAGGCATCGTCAAGGACCCGGAAACGGCAAAACTATTGCAGCCGAACAACCATCCGATCGGCTCAAAACGCATTTGCATCGACACCGATTATTTCGCGACCTTCAACCGCCCAAACGTGACGCTGGTCGACATCAAGTCGAATCCGATCGAAGAGATCACCGAAAACGCCGTGCGCGTGGCCGGCAAAAACTACGAAGTCGACGCTCTGGTGTTGGCGACCGGTTTTGACGCGATGACGGGATCGGTGGCGAAGATCGATATCAAGGGCTGCGACGGGCAGACGCTGAACCAGAAATGGGCCGCGGGCCCGCGCACCTATCTCGGCCTGATGAGCGCAGGCTTTCCCAACCTCTTTATCGTCACCGGCCCCGGCAGCCCGTCGGTGCTGTCCAACATGATCGTGTCGATCGAGCAGCATGTCGACTGGATCACCGACTGTCTCGCTTACATGCGCGATCGCGGGCTCGACACGATGGAGGCCGCCACCGAAGCCGAGGACAAATGGGTCGCCCATGTCAACGAGGTTGCCTACACCACGCTCTATCCGCAGGCCAATTCCTGGTACATGGGGGCCAACGTCCCCGGCAAGCCGCGCATCTTCATGCCCTATATCGGCGGCGTCGGCCCCTACCGGCAGATCTGCAACGACGTCGCGGCCAAGGGCTATCAAGGATTTGTGATGGAGCGGGCGGAGGCGCCGCGCAAGGCGGCGGCCTCGTAA